In Quercus lobata isolate SW786 chromosome 12, ValleyOak3.0 Primary Assembly, whole genome shotgun sequence, a genomic segment contains:
- the LOC115972308 gene encoding low affinity sulfate transporter 3, with product MGSVPIETFSIEEKQLDIEDSSPVQRAEWVLNSPDPPPLCHELISSIKQTVFPHGKKHSSSSKKQTPRDYAASFLQGLFPILRWGRNYKASKFKSDLMAGLTLASLSIPQSIGYASLAKLDPEYGLYTSVVPPLIYALMGSSRELAIGPVAVVSILMSSMVPNIQDPVADPIAYRNLVFTVTFFAGTFQAVFGMFRLGFLIDFLSHAAIVGFMAGAAIIIGLQQLKGLFGFSHFTNKTDVVSVLESVFESLHSEWFPLNFVLGCSFLIFLLVARFIGRRNKKLFWLPTIAPLIAVILSTLIVFLTKADKHGVKIIKHIKVGVNRSSVNQLQFHGPHVGQAAKVGLITAIIALTEAIAVGRSFASIRGYHLDGNKEMVAMGFMNIAGSLTSCYVATGSFSRTAVNFSAGCQTVVSNIVMAITVLVSLELLTRLLYFTPITILASIILSALPGLIDINEAFYIWKVDKMDFLACLGAFIGVLFASVEIGLMVAVAISFAKILLKSIRPGIEELGRLPGTDIFCDISQYPMAIKTPAIITIRVNSSLLCFANANFIRERIVRWVTEHENEMKDNANGSVQAVILDMSNMMSIDTSGIVALQELHKELVSHGIELAMTNPRQQVIHKLKLANFLDKLGRGWIFLTVGEAVDACLNSNLVSLSSC from the exons ATGGGTTCAGTTCCAATTGAGACCTTCAGTATAGAGGAGAAGCAGCTGGACATAGAGGATTCTAGTCCAGTTCAGAGGGCTGAATGGGTTCTCAATTCTCCTGATCCACCACCTCTATGTCACGAGCTTATAAGTTCAATCAAACAGACAGTGTTTCCTCATGGAAAAAAACACTCTTCGTCTTCCAAGAAGCAAACCCCAAGGGATTATGCTGCTTCATTCCTGCAGGGTCTATTTCCAATCCTCAGGTGGGGAAGGAATTACAAGGCATCAAAGTTTAAAAGCGATTTGATGGCAGGTTTGACACTGGCTAGCCTTAGCATCCCTCAG AGTATTGGATATGCTAGTTTAGCAAAACTTGATCCTGAATATGGCCTGT ACACAAGCGTTGTCCCACCTCTGATTTATGCTCTAATGGGGAGTTCAAGAGAGCTAGCTATTGGACCAGTAGCCGTAGTTTCCATTCTGATGTCTTCCATGGTTCCAAATATACAAGATCCTGTGGCTGATCCCATTGCCTACAGAAATCTTGTTTTCACGGTTACCTTCTTCGCCGGAACTTTCCAAGCTGTGTTCGGAATGTTCAG ATTGGGCTTCCTTATTGATTTTCTTTCACATGCTGCAATTGTTGGATTCATGGCGGGTGCAGCCATTATTATTGGTCTTCAACAACTAAAAGGGCTATTTGGGTTTAGTCACTTTACCAACAAAACTGACGTAGTATCTGTCTTAGAGTCTGTTTTTGAATCACTTCACAGTGAA TGGTTTCCTCTGAATTTTGTCCTTGGTTGTTCATTCCTGATCTTCCTCCTAGTCGCCAGGTTTATA GGCAGAAGAAACAAAAAGCTCTTCTGGTTGCCTACTATTGCTCCTCTTATAGCAGTTATATTATCCACTTTGATAGTGTTTCTGACCAAAGCTGATAAGCATGGAGTTAAGATAATAAAACACATCAAAGTAGGCGTGAATCGAAGTTCAGTTAATCAGTTACAATTCCACGGTCCACATGTTGGACAAGCAGCAAAAGTTGGACTAATTACTGCAATTATTGCTCTCACG GAAGCCATTGCTGTTGGCCGATCTTTTGCTTCCATTAGAGGCTACCATCTTGATGGGAACAAAGAAATGGTAGCCATGGGTTTTATGAACATTGCAGGGTCTTTAACATCATGCTATGTGGCAACTG GTTCATTCTCACGGACAGCTGTAAATTTCAGTGCAGGATGTCAAACGGTGGTATCAAATATAGTGATGGCCATTACTGTGCTTGTATCACTTGAATTGCTAACTAGGCTCTTGTACTTCACCCCCATTACAATCCTAGCTTCAATCATTCTATCTGCTCTTCCTGGACTTATAGACATAAATGAAGCTTTCTATATCTGGAAAGTTGACAAAATGGATTTTCTTGCGTGTCTTGGTGCATTTATTGGGGTCCTGTTTGCATCAGTGGAGATTGGCCTTATGGTTGCG GTAGCAATCTCATTTGcaaaaatattactaaaatcAATTCGCCCTGGCATAGAAGAACTAGGTAGACTTCCTGGAACAGATATCTTCTGTGACATCAGTCAATATCCGATGGCCATTAAAACTCCAGCAATCATAACTATCCGTGTCAATTCTTCCTTATTATGCTTCGCTAATGCCAATTTCATAAGAGAAAG GATAGTAAGGTGGGTGACAgaacatgaaaatgaaatgaaagacAATGCAAACGGAAGCGTTCAAGCAGTAATCCTTGACATGTCCA ACATGATGAGCATTGACACTTCAGGAATTGTTGCACTACAGGAACTGCACAAAGAGTTGGTTTCTCATGGCATAGAA TTAGCTATGACCAACCCAAGGCAGCAGGTGATTCACAAGCTGAAGTTGGCCAACTTTTTAGATAAACTTGGAAGAGGGTGGATTTTCCTCACCGTCGGTGAAGCTGTAGATGCATGTCTTAATTCTAACTTGGTTAGTCTTAGCAGCTGTTAA